Proteins from a genomic interval of Quercus lobata isolate SW786 chromosome 11, ValleyOak3.0 Primary Assembly, whole genome shotgun sequence:
- the LOC115968249 gene encoding cysteine protease RD19A-like, translated as MDNRFSLFLISALLLISATTSLPENSDDALIRQVVDADAGVGETLSDDPLLGAEHHFTLFKKKYGKSYANQEEHTFRFKVFQKNLKRARRHQRMDPSAVHGVTQFSDLTRSEFKRTVLGLRGSRRLRLPTDANTAPILPTEGLPEDFDWRDHGAVTEVKNQGSCGSCWSFSATGALEGANYLATGKLVSLSEQQLVDCDHECDPEEAGACDSGCNGGLMNSAFEYTLKAGGLMKEKDYPYTGTDRGTCKFDKSKIAAAVSNFSVVSLDEDQIAANLVKNGPLAVAINAVFMQTYVGGVSCPYICSKRLDHGVLLVGYGSAGYAPVRMKEKPYWIIKNSWGESWGESGFYKICRGRNICGVDSMVSTVAAVQTTSQ; from the exons atggataaccgattctctctctttctcatctccGCTCTTCTCTTGATCTCCGCAACGACGTCGTTGCCAGAAAACTCCGACGACGCGTTGATCCGACAAGTCGTCGACGCCGATGCTGGCGTTGGCGAGACTCTGAGCGACGATCCTCTGCTCGGGGCGGAGCACCACTTCACGCTGTTCAAGAAGAAGTACGGCAAGTCGTACGCGAACCAGGAGGAGCACACGTTcaggttcaaggtttttcagaagaatctgaagagagcgcGCCGACACCAGAGGATGGACCCGTCGGCGGTCCACGGCGTGACTCAGTTCTCCGATCTGACTCGCTCCGAGTTCAAGAGGACCGTCTTGGGATTGAGAGGTAGCCGGAGGCTCAGACTCCCCACCGATGCCAACACCGCTCCGATTCTCCCCACCGAAGGTCTCCCCGAAGATTTTGATTGGAGAGATCACGGAGCTGTCACCGAAGTCAAAAATCAg GGATCATGCGGATCATGCTGGAGTTTCAGTGCAACTGGGGCCTTGGAAGGTGCTAACTACCTTGCCACCGGGAAGCTCGTTAGCCTCAGTGAGCAACAGCTTGTGGATTGTGATCATGAG TGTGATCCAGAAGAGGCAGGCGCATGTGACTCTGGTTGCAATGGCGGGTTAATGAACAGTGCCTTTGAGTACACACTCAAAGCCGGTGGACTCATGAAAGAGAAAGATTATCCATACACTGGTACTGACCGTGGAACCTGCAAATTTGACAAGAGCAAGATTGCAGCAGCAGTGTCTAACTTCAGTGTTGTCTCACTTGATGAAGATCAAATTGCTGCTAACCTTGTTAAAAATGGCCCTCTTGCAG TGGCTATCAACGCGGTGTTCATGCAGACATATGTGGGTGGAGTTTCTTGCCCATACATATGCTCAAAGAGGCTTGATCATGGTGTGTTACTGGTTGGCTATGGCTCAGCTGGTTATGCTCCTGTCCGAATGAAGGAGAAGCCATACTGGATTATCAAGAACTCATGGGGTGAGAGCTGGGGAGAGAGTGGTTTCTATAAAATCTGCAGGGGCCGCAATATCTGTGGAGTCGACTCCATGGTCTCCACTGTTGCTGCAGTCCAAACCACCTCACAGTAG